The following are encoded together in the Campylobacter devanensis genome:
- a CDS encoding ATP-binding protein, whose protein sequence is MSIVDSINKNVKIGFFESIKQDKNFVGKLYDLNYEIANVLVNDYQKNNVHGIPHGSLLMAIYDNENTKNIEGILLRVIDVADIPQKKEIVASMTDGFIAQKNIEENANPDPYTKNFYQFSGLRCRTLGTFSYDKDKKLVFGTDVENFLSPHNYQVYKPEKEQLKIIVNENAKLNNDEATEIIGELRYSSSKSYDLDGLYAPEVLLRTNDIVARRTAFFGMTRTGKSNTIKIIISAIQKLNKQRNEKIGQIIFDINGEYTFKNEQDDCCIYDKFSNNAVRFTTSLKKANDYEDVNIIQYNFYNDDTLEESFNLLSDEVMGVKNADYFSAFFNVKLFEDIEDRNSTEYRNQQRKRALYKCILKKANFDVPSNYKIYFSGFTGGQPVNSGGLTIDEAIKYFDKVDLNSIDEKYKKDEDWNIMFKVFKGTNASGFKALMRHKYLHSQFGREDYKQKIDALLRVGKIVLVDLSNASTETQQKYIDKLCTYIFSHSMDKFTNGEKPEYIQMYFEEAHNIFPKDDKDLKNIYNRLAKEGAKLQIGISYSTQEVSSISPSILKNTQNWFISHLNNKEEIKKLNSYYDFEDFSNNILRNSDVGFARVKTYSNNFIIPVQINKFEK, encoded by the coding sequence ATGTCGATTGTAGATTCAATCAATAAAAATGTAAAAATAGGTTTTTTTGAAAGCATTAAACAGGATAAAAATTTTGTAGGTAAGCTATATGATTTAAACTATGAAATAGCAAATGTTTTGGTAAATGATTACCAAAAAAATAATGTTCATGGAATTCCACATGGATCTTTACTAATGGCTATTTATGATAATGAAAATACTAAAAATATAGAAGGAATTTTATTAAGAGTAATAGATGTAGCGGATATTCCACAGAAAAAAGAAATAGTTGCTAGCATGACAGATGGATTTATAGCCCAAAAAAATATTGAGGAAAATGCTAACCCTGACCCATATACTAAAAACTTTTATCAGTTTAGCGGATTGCGTTGTAGGACACTAGGAACTTTTTCTTATGATAAAGATAAGAAACTAGTCTTTGGAACTGATGTTGAGAATTTCTTAAGTCCGCATAATTATCAAGTATATAAACCAGAAAAAGAGCAATTAAAAATTATAGTGAATGAAAATGCTAAATTAAATAATGATGAGGCAACAGAAATTATTGGAGAACTTAGATATTCATCTAGTAAGTCCTATGATTTAGATGGTCTATATGCTCCAGAAGTATTGTTACGTACTAATGATATAGTAGCTAGAAGAACAGCATTTTTTGGTATGACGAGAACTGGAAAATCTAATACTATAAAGATTATAATAAGTGCAATACAAAAATTAAATAAACAAAGAAATGAAAAAATTGGGCAAATAATTTTTGATATAAATGGTGAATATACATTTAAAAATGAGCAAGATGATTGTTGTATATATGATAAATTTTCAAATAATGCTGTAAGATTTACTACTTCGCTAAAAAAAGCAAATGATTATGAAGATGTTAATATTATACAATACAATTTTTATAATGATGATACCTTAGAAGAATCATTTAACTTATTGTCAGATGAGGTTATGGGTGTTAAAAATGCAGATTATTTTTCAGCATTTTTTAACGTAAAATTATTTGAAGATATAGAAGATAGAAATTCAACAGAATATAGGAATCAGCAAAGAAAAAGAGCTTTGTATAAATGTATACTAAAAAAAGCAAATTTTGATGTTCCTAGTAATTACAAAATATATTTTTCAGGATTTACCGGTGGTCAGCCTGTAAATAGTGGTGGCTTAACAATAGATGAAGCAATTAAATATTTTGATAAAGTAGATTTAAATTCTATAGACGAAAAATACAAAAAAGATGAAGATTGGAATATTATGTTTAAAGTATTTAAAGGCACAAATGCTTCCGGTTTTAAAGCATTAATGAGACATAAATATTTACATTCACAATTTGGTAGAGAAGACTACAAGCAAAAGATAGATGCTTTATTAAGAGTAGGTAAAATAGTTTTGGTAGATTTATCTAATGCTTCTACAGAAACACAACAAAAATATATAGATAAGTTATGTACTTATATATTTAGTCATTCTATGGATAAATTTACAAATGGGGAAAAGCCAGAATATATACAAATGTATTTTGAGGAAGCTCATAATATTTTTCCAAAAGATGATAAAGATTTGAAAAATATATATAATCGTTTAGCAAAAGAAGGAGCAAAATTACAAATCGGCATAAGCTATTCTACACAAGAAGTAAGTTCAATTTCTCCTAGCATTTTAAAAAATACACAAAATTGGTTTATATCACATTTAAATAATAAAGAAGAAATTAAAAAACTTAATAGTTATTACGATTTTGAAGATTTTTCAAATAACATTTTGAGAAATAGCGATGTAGGTTTTGCTAGAGTAAAAACTTATTCTAATAATTTTATTATACCTGTACAAATAAATAAATTTGAAAAATAG
- a CDS encoding DNA methyltransferase, translating to MKDILNYKNYSYNNFSYLHGMTAYLAMFPPNIPNYLINNFSQIGDLILDPFSGRGTTPFEACRNGRIGIGNDLNPLAFCLTKSKINLPKISNILKRISLLKNLYYEQEEYYINSVNLIAEDIKMLYEETTTLPQLFFLKNTLNRHRKVDNFILAVLTGIMHGKHRKDGTSIYCSIDMPNTFSMSPNYIKKFIETHRLQKIKQNVFDLLADRVNKLFRIKNYDESRMNEYSKGYCFNKDAIECSNAILKKYGKNSIQLIVTSPPYLKNINYGKYNWIRLWLLNEDVKKVDTDVSIYHQAQKIRGIKDNLPFKQYAIYMQNLFNSWYDILKLGSYAFVVIGDVEKQNLANDTWNFIENNGGCKLKYIDIIADNIEEKCLKKVTRIWGKKSGKATKIDRILILKKEI from the coding sequence ATGAAAGATATTTTAAATTATAAAAATTATTCTTATAACAATTTTTCATATTTACACGGTATGACAGCTTATTTAGCAATGTTTCCGCCTAATATTCCAAATTATTTAATAAATAATTTTTCACAAATAGGTGATTTAATTTTAGATCCATTTTCTGGCAGAGGAACAACTCCTTTTGAGGCTTGTAGGAACGGAAGAATTGGTATTGGGAATGATTTAAATCCATTAGCATTTTGCCTTACAAAAAGCAAAATTAATTTACCAAAAATTTCTAATATATTAAAAAGAATAAGCTTATTAAAGAATCTTTATTATGAGCAAGAAGAATATTATATTAATTCAGTAAATCTTATTGCTGAAGACATAAAGATGCTTTATGAGGAAACAACCACATTGCCTCAATTGTTTTTTTTGAAAAATACCTTAAATAGACATAGAAAAGTTGATAATTTTATACTGGCAGTTTTGACTGGAATAATGCATGGAAAACATAGAAAAGATGGAACATCTATTTATTGCAGTATTGATATGCCAAACACTTTTAGCATGTCACCAAACTACATAAAAAAATTTATTGAAACACATAGATTGCAAAAAATAAAGCAAAATGTTTTTGATCTATTGGCAGATAGAGTAAATAAACTTTTTAGAATAAAAAATTATGATGAATCTAGGATGAATGAATATTCTAAAGGTTATTGCTTTAATAAAGATGCTATAGAATGTAGTAATGCTATTTTAAAAAAATATGGCAAAAATAGCATTCAACTTATAGTGACATCGCCTCCGTATTTAAAAAATATAAACTATGGAAAATATAATTGGATTAGACTTTGGCTTTTAAATGAAGATGTAAAAAAAGTAGATACAGATGTAAGCATTTATCATCAAGCGCAAAAAATTAGGGGCATTAAAGACAATTTGCCATTTAAACAATATGCTATCTACATGCAAAATCTTTTTAATAGTTGGTATGATATATTAAAGCTAGGTTCCTATGCTTTTGTTGTAATAGGAGATGTTGAAAAACAAAATTTGGCTAATGATACTTGGAATTTTATCGAAAATAATGGGGGTTGTAAATTAAAGTATATAGATATAATAGCAGATAATATAGAGGAAAAATGTCTTAAAAAAGTTACAAGAATTTGGGGTAAGAAAAGTGGTAAAGCCACTAAAATAGATAGAATATTAATTTTGAAAAAGGAGATATAA